The Triplophysa rosa linkage group LG25, Trosa_1v2, whole genome shotgun sequence genome window below encodes:
- the map2k2a gene encoding dual specificity mitogen-activated protein kinase kinase 2a, whose amino-acid sequence MAPKKRPLPLVITPTGEGQSTNIDAAAEANLEALQRKLGELDLDEQQRKRLEAFLTQKAQVGELKDEDFDPICELGAGNGGVVHKVRHKPSRLVMARKLIHLEIKPAIRNQIIRELQVLHECNSPYIVGFYGAFYSDGEISICMEHMDGGSLDQVLKEARRIPEEILGKVSIAVLRGLAYLREKHQIMHRDVKPSNILVNSRGEIKLCDFGVSGQLIDSMANSFVGTRSYMSPERLQGTHYSVQSDVWSMGLSLVELAIGRYPIPPPDAKELEAIFGRPVLDAGGAEGHSMSPRPRPPGRPVSGHGMDSRPAMAIFELLDYIVNEPPPKLPHGVFTTDFEEFVTKCLMKNPADRADLKMLMGHTFIKRAEVEEVDFAGWLCKTMGLHQPSTPTHSAE is encoded by the exons ATGGCACCCAAAAAGAGACCACTCCCCTTGGTCATAACCCCCACAGGAGAGGGACAGTCCACCAACATAGATGCTGCAGCAGA AGCCAACCTTGAGGCCTTGCAGAGGAAATTGGGGGAGCTGGATTTGGACGAACAGCAAAGGAAGCGTCTCGAAGCTTTTCTCACCCAGAAAGCCCAGGTGGGTGAGCTAAAAGATGAAGATTTTGACCCCATATGCGAATTGGGCGCTGGCAATGGTGGGGTGGTCCACAAGGTCCGACACAAGCCCTCAAGACTAGTCATGGCCAGGAAG CTTATACATTTGGAAATCAAACCAGCCATCAGGAACCAGATTATACGAGAGCTGCAGGTTCTACATGAGTGTAACTCACCGTACATTGTAGGGTTTTATGGCGCCTTCTACAGTGATGGAGAAATCAGCATCTGTATGGAGCACATG GATGGAGGCTCATTGGATCAGGTGCTAAAGGAAGCCAGAAGAATCCCTGAAGAAATTCTTGGCAAAGTTAGCATAGCT GTACTCCGAGGACTCGCGTATCTTCGGGAGAAGCACCAAATAATGCACAGAG ACGTTAAGCCCTCCAACATCCTGGTGAACTCGCGCGGTGAGATCAAACTGTGCGACTTTGGCGTGAGTGGCCAGCTCATCGACTCCATGGCCAACTCCTTCGTTGGAACACGGTCGTACATGTCG CCGGAGAGACTCCAGGGCACACACTATTCGGTTCAGTCAGACGTGTGGAGCATGGGCCTGTCGCTGGTTGAGCTGGCTATTGGACGCTACCCTATCCCCCCACCCGATGCCAAAGAACTGGAGGCCATATTTGGCCGGCCAGTACTGGACGCAGGTGGGGCAGAAGGCCACAGCATGTCTCCGAGACCGAGGCCTCCAGGACGACCGGTCAGCG GACACGGAATGGACAGTAGGCCAGCCATGGCTATATTTGAGCTACTGGACTACATTGTCAATGAG CCACCACCCAAGCTGCCCCATGGCGTCTTCACCACTGACTTTGAGGAGTTTGTGACGAAATG CCTCATGAAGAACCCTGCTGACAGGGCTGACCTCAAGATGTTAATG GGCCACACGTTCATCAAGAGGGCCGAGGTTGAGGAGGTGGATTTTGCTGGATGGTTGTGTAAAACCATGGGTCTTCACCAGCCCAGCACACCCACTCATAGCGCTGAATGA